The following proteins are encoded in a genomic region of Novosphingobium sp. PP1Y:
- a CDS encoding alpha/beta hydrolase produces the protein MKAALLAAACLVTPASAQGSLPAARIEGPAQAPEGAAAIPLYGNATPGAPSDEIATRFMGRETVLRNITYPTLTPVLPAPGKANGTAVIVAPGGGFMMLAMQNEGWRVARALADKGVSAFVLKYRLKTTPKADADFMAEMGRLMSEAASGAGNAPDISNPPATDDALAALALVRGHAAQWHVDPSRVGMIGFSAGAMTTLRSVLKAASDADPGTQAPDFIGYIYGPMGKVDVPADAPPMFAALAMDDPLFGNGDFSIVSAWHAAKRPVELHAYQSGGHGFGLGAPGTTTTLMMDEFLAWMDMQGLLEVKAQP, from the coding sequence ATGAAGGCCGCGCTGCTGGCGGCCGCTTGCCTGGTCACCCCGGCTTCGGCGCAAGGTTCCCTGCCTGCCGCCCGGATCGAGGGACCGGCGCAGGCCCCAGAAGGAGCCGCCGCCATCCCGCTTTACGGGAATGCGACGCCGGGTGCTCCCTCCGATGAGATCGCGACGCGGTTCATGGGCCGTGAGACCGTTCTGCGCAACATCACATACCCGACGCTGACGCCGGTCCTACCCGCCCCGGGCAAGGCCAACGGCACGGCGGTGATCGTCGCGCCCGGTGGCGGCTTCATGATGCTCGCGATGCAGAACGAGGGCTGGCGTGTTGCCCGTGCCCTTGCGGACAAGGGCGTTTCCGCCTTCGTCCTGAAGTACCGCCTCAAGACCACGCCGAAAGCGGACGCGGATTTCATGGCCGAAATGGGCAGGCTGATGAGCGAGGCAGCCAGTGGCGCCGGCAATGCGCCCGACATCAGCAATCCGCCGGCGACCGATGACGCGCTTGCAGCTCTGGCTCTGGTGCGCGGCCATGCAGCGCAATGGCACGTCGATCCTTCGCGGGTTGGCATGATCGGTTTTTCCGCCGGGGCCATGACAACCCTGCGGTCGGTGTTGAAGGCCGCTTCCGACGCCGATCCGGGAACGCAGGCGCCAGATTTCATCGGCTACATTTACGGGCCGATGGGCAAGGTCGACGTTCCGGCAGACGCGCCGCCGATGTTCGCGGCGCTGGCGATGGACGATCCTCTATTCGGCAATGGCGATTTCTCGATCGTTTCCGCCTGGCACGCGGCCAAGCGTCCGGTGGAACTGCACGCCTACCAGTCCGGCGGCCACGGCTTCGGTCTTGGGGCGCCCGGTACCACCACTACACTGATGATGGATGAGTTCCTCGCATGGATGGACATGCAGGGACTTTTAGAAGTGAAGGCACAACCATGA
- the rhaI gene encoding L-rhamnose catabolism isomerase, whose translation MNMPLSAELIAETNARDLEALEDDYASLGRKLERAGIAIDAIKERVADFSVAVPTWGAGRGGTRFAKFPIAGEPTNIHEKLEDCAVINQLSRLTPRVSPHFPWDKVSDYGALREEAASLGLGFDAVNSNTFQDQPGQAQSYATGSLSSTVAATRQQAVEHNIECIEIGRQLGSTDLTVWVGDGTNFPGQQDLARSLDRYLDAAAQVYAALPDDWRMLLEHKMFEPAFYSTVISDWGSSMLAAQELGPKAKCLVDLGHHAPNVNIEQIVARLHRFGKLGGFHFNDSKYGDDDLDSGSINPHQLFLVFNELVEAELNPREGFNPSYMIDQSHNVTDPIESMLSSAEAIAACFAKALLVDREALHMAQEANDTMMAFQALRRAYNVDVSPILARARLENGGAIDMLGTYRESRWRDRKAQERKAVGLGAGIV comes from the coding sequence ATGAACATGCCCCTTTCCGCCGAACTGATCGCCGAGACAAATGCGCGCGACCTTGAAGCGCTGGAGGACGATTACGCAAGCCTCGGACGCAAGCTTGAGCGGGCCGGCATCGCCATCGATGCGATCAAGGAGCGGGTTGCCGACTTTTCCGTTGCGGTGCCGACCTGGGGGGCGGGACGTGGCGGCACGCGCTTCGCCAAGTTCCCGATTGCCGGTGAGCCGACCAATATCCACGAGAAGCTCGAGGATTGCGCAGTCATCAACCAGCTTTCACGCCTGACCCCGCGGGTTTCTCCCCATTTTCCCTGGGACAAGGTGTCCGACTACGGCGCGCTGCGCGAAGAGGCGGCGAGCCTTGGCCTTGGTTTCGATGCGGTGAATTCGAATACCTTCCAGGACCAGCCCGGCCAGGCGCAGAGTTACGCAACCGGCTCGCTCTCCTCGACGGTCGCCGCAACGCGCCAGCAGGCTGTCGAGCATAACATCGAATGCATCGAGATCGGCCGCCAGCTCGGCTCTACCGATCTTACCGTCTGGGTCGGCGACGGCACCAATTTCCCCGGACAGCAGGACCTGGCGCGCAGTCTCGACCGCTACCTTGACGCGGCAGCGCAGGTCTATGCCGCACTGCCCGATGACTGGCGGATGCTGCTTGAACACAAGATGTTCGAGCCGGCGTTCTATTCCACCGTGATCAGCGACTGGGGCTCCTCGATGCTTGCGGCGCAGGAACTGGGCCCCAAGGCCAAGTGCCTTGTCGACTTGGGCCACCATGCGCCCAACGTGAACATCGAGCAGATCGTTGCCCGCCTGCACCGCTTCGGAAAGCTGGGCGGTTTCCATTTCAACGACAGCAAGTATGGGGACGACGATCTGGATTCCGGTTCGATCAATCCGCACCAGCTGTTCCTCGTCTTCAATGAGTTGGTCGAAGCCGAACTGAACCCGCGAGAGGGCTTCAATCCCAGCTACATGATCGACCAGTCGCACAACGTGACCGATCCGATCGAATCCATGCTTTCATCCGCAGAGGCGATCGCTGCCTGCTTTGCCAAGGCACTGCTCGTCGATCGCGAGGCTCTGCACATGGCCCAGGAAGCGAATGACACGATGATGGCCTTCCAGGCGTTACGCCGGGCCTATAACGTGGATGTTTCGCCGATCCTGGCCAGGGCGAGGCTGGAGAATGGTGGCGCGATCGACATGCTGGGCACTTATCGTGAAAGCCGCTGGCGCGATCGCAAGGCGCAGGAGCGCAAGGCCGTCGGTCTGGGCGCAGGGATCGTCTGA
- a CDS encoding bifunctional rhamnulose-1-phosphate aldolase/short-chain dehydrogenase: protein MNTITAPSPVAAIPFAVPESRWDESAAASLAPAELLLYRSNLLGSDLTVTNFGGGNTSAKLVETDPLTGEQVEVLWVKGSGGDIGSMKLDGFATLYQEKLLSLEKHYGGPDDDDKMVGYLPHCTFNLNSRAASIDTPLHSLLPFAHVDHVHPDAIIALAASSGGEAATREIWGGKIGWLPWKRPGYTLGVQLRDFVKANPQVEGVMLAGHGIICWADSARACYEHTVSLIADAAKYLNSRLAERPAFGGASATLSSSAERAAIAADLMPRLRGLMTGARRKVGHFSDDAEALEFVNSVDFERLAALGTSCPDHFLRTKIAPLTLDPARLQDDAYLAGKVADYRELYAAYYERCKRSNSPAMRDSNPVVVLVPGLGRITFATDKTTARLAGEFYGNAINVMRGAEAIGDYIALDEQEAFDIEYWLLEEAKLQRMPAPKPLVGRIALVTGGAGGIGAATAARLMADGACVMLADRDEQAVGEVREGFARQFGSDVVRSVVCDVTDEAQVSEAFAACAREFGGLDILVANAGIASSAPIEETTIALWNRNYDVLAQGYFLSSRAAWPLLKGMKEQGGSSVVFIGSKNGVAAATNASAYASAKAAANHLARCLALEGASHGIRVNVVNPDAVIQGSRIWDGDWRKERAGAHGIDSGKELEEHYRQRSMLKRDVLPSDIAEAVYFLASDMSAKSTGNMINVDAGNAQAFTR, encoded by the coding sequence ATGAATACGATCACCGCGCCATCGCCCGTAGCCGCAATTCCTTTCGCTGTCCCGGAAAGCCGCTGGGACGAATCGGCCGCGGCATCGCTTGCTCCGGCAGAGCTTCTGCTCTACCGGTCCAACCTTCTCGGTTCGGATCTCACCGTCACCAATTTTGGCGGCGGCAATACCTCGGCCAAGTTGGTGGAGACCGATCCGCTCACGGGTGAGCAGGTCGAAGTACTCTGGGTCAAGGGGTCGGGCGGCGATATCGGTTCGATGAAGCTCGACGGTTTCGCGACGCTCTATCAGGAAAAGCTGCTCAGCCTCGAAAAGCACTATGGCGGGCCGGACGATGACGACAAGATGGTCGGCTACCTGCCTCACTGCACCTTCAATCTGAATTCGCGCGCGGCTTCGATCGATACGCCTTTGCATTCGCTGTTACCCTTTGCGCACGTTGATCACGTCCACCCGGATGCGATCATTGCGCTGGCGGCCTCTTCGGGGGGAGAGGCCGCCACCCGGGAAATCTGGGGCGGCAAGATCGGCTGGCTGCCCTGGAAGCGTCCGGGCTACACGCTTGGCGTGCAACTGCGCGATTTCGTCAAGGCTAACCCGCAGGTCGAAGGCGTGATGCTGGCCGGCCACGGGATCATCTGCTGGGCCGACAGCGCCCGGGCCTGTTACGAGCATACCGTCTCGCTCATCGCCGATGCGGCCAAGTACCTCAATTCCAGGCTTGCTGAAAGACCGGCTTTCGGCGGCGCCTCCGCTACTCTCTCCTCCTCGGCGGAACGCGCGGCCATCGCTGCCGACCTTATGCCTCGCCTACGCGGCCTGATGACCGGGGCGCGGCGTAAGGTCGGCCATTTTTCGGATGATGCCGAAGCGCTGGAATTCGTGAACTCGGTCGATTTCGAACGCTTGGCCGCGCTCGGCACATCGTGCCCGGACCATTTCCTGCGGACCAAGATTGCGCCGCTCACGCTCGATCCCGCACGCCTTCAGGATGATGCGTACCTGGCCGGGAAGGTCGCCGATTACCGGGAACTCTACGCCGCCTATTACGAGCGCTGCAAGCGTTCCAATTCACCGGCGATGCGCGATTCCAACCCGGTTGTCGTGCTGGTCCCGGGTCTTGGCCGCATCACATTCGCAACCGACAAGACCACCGCCCGCCTGGCCGGTGAGTTTTATGGCAATGCCATCAACGTCATGCGCGGAGCCGAGGCGATTGGCGATTACATCGCGCTCGACGAGCAGGAAGCCTTCGACATCGAATACTGGCTGCTCGAGGAAGCCAAGCTGCAGCGCATGCCTGCACCCAAGCCGCTGGTCGGCCGCATCGCTCTGGTCACAGGCGGTGCCGGCGGCATCGGGGCGGCCACCGCGGCGCGCCTGATGGCGGACGGGGCCTGCGTGATGCTGGCTGACCGTGACGAACAGGCTGTTGGTGAAGTGCGCGAAGGTTTTGCCCGCCAGTTCGGCAGCGATGTCGTTCGCTCCGTTGTTTGCGACGTGACGGATGAAGCGCAGGTAAGCGAGGCGTTCGCTGCCTGTGCCCGCGAATTCGGCGGACTCGATATCCTTGTCGCCAATGCCGGTATCGCTTCCTCGGCCCCGATCGAGGAAACGACCATCGCTTTGTGGAACCGCAATTACGACGTCCTGGCCCAAGGCTATTTCCTGAGCTCGCGCGCGGCCTGGCCGCTGTTGAAAGGCATGAAGGAGCAGGGCGGTTCTTCGGTCGTGTTCATCGGTTCGAAGAACGGTGTGGCTGCTGCCACCAATGCCAGTGCCTATGCTTCGGCGAAGGCGGCCGCCAACCACCTGGCCCGCTGCTTGGCTCTGGAAGGCGCGTCGCACGGGATTCGCGTCAATGTGGTGAATCCCGACGCGGTGATCCAGGGCAGCCGGATCTGGGACGGCGACTGGCGCAAGGAGCGCGCAGGCGCCCATGGTATTGATTCGGGCAAGGAACTTGAGGAACATTACCGCCAGCGCTCGATGCTCAAGCGTGACGTCCTGCCGTCCGACATTGCCGAAGCCGTCTATTTCCTTGCCAGCGACATGTCGGCAAAGTCGACCGGAAATATGATCAATGTTGACGCGGGTAACGCACAGGCGTTCACGCGATGA